In a genomic window of Zingiber officinale cultivar Zhangliang chromosome 9B, Zo_v1.1, whole genome shotgun sequence:
- the LOC122022366 gene encoding ankyrin repeat protein SKIP35-like — MEDENKILMIDEKEPIHLVKDCQPEDVFFSEMEMDHRTEGDKGEESDVIFSREAPLITKDPPICKGHNRGTDIGRSKTYELIEESEVRKKDKNKQEKKLSRQDRIELGRMFQGAVSSQDLKLAEELILVADPQNLNDMLCIALDSIWFLTARQELNGITGLIKKIVANGANDFTRAALRTSFLASCVSACQSRTMSLADTVGIMAQRLHERLQECHGDEVLKAEASVKVQKFTEWALKCIGIHSRCQDNKGKRNHSTIPEVQLQLSAFRTFLDLAGNSLTGKDFTEAFDAACFPLTLFSSSFDPGWASGISATVIQGLLGLLVEGGADNVNQCFLEASRFGSTELVRILLQIAQRNSLDVDVDLALGFASHYCKIGTMECLVEEGNAGAFLGPLMRAAEHGCVQVVEWFVERGCRDMELCLALTAAASCCQVAILAYLLPHIPQHVLAALSIEILKAAGERSSGSLDGVAFLLRNDFLGDPAATYAVADSIARSSDEAVAPDLRAFLKEHWSEAAFNEGLNYGENHFVNCMRILRRGSSPICLRDLPPPLVTAIAYLPLYRECREAGSRLLPQKLRGQLLEAAIRVSSRPFDRNSQARELLTILEDHLPTFFL, encoded by the exons ATGGAGGATGAGAACAAGATCTTAATGATTGATGAGAAGGAGCCCATCCATTTGGTGAAAGATTGTCAACCAGAGGATGTCTTCTTCTCAGAGATGGAAATGGATCATCGCACGGAGGGTGACAAGGGTGAGGAAAGTGATGTGATTTTCTCAAGGGAGGCTCCTCTCATTACGAAGGACCCTCCAATCTGCAAAGGCCATAACCGAGGCACTGATATTGGCCGATCTAAAACTTATGAATTGATTGAAGAATCTGAGGTTCGAAAGAAGGATAAAAATAAGCAGGAAAAGAAACTCAGTAGGCAGGATAGAATTGAACTCGGTCGAATGTTTCAAGGAGCTGTTAGTTCTCAAGATTTAAAGCTTGCTGAGGAACTGATTCTGGTGGCTGATCCACAAAATCTTAATGACATGCTGTGTATAGCATTAGACTCCATATGGTTCTTGACCGCTAGGCAAGAACTGAATGGTATTACAGGTCTGATTAAGAAGATTGTTGCGAATGGAGCAAATGACTTCACAAGGGCAGCCCTCCGGACATCGTTTCTTGCTTCATGTGTTTCTGCATGTCAAAGTAGAACAATGAGTTTAGCTGATACGGTGGGCATTATGGCTCAAAG GCTGCATGAGCGCCTTCAAGAATGTCATGGTGATGAGGTTTTGAAGGCTGAAGCAAGTGTGAAGGTCCAAAAGTTCACAGAATGGGCCTTGAAGTGCATAGGAATCCACTCCCGTTGCCAAGATAACAAGGGTAAAAGGAATCATAGCACAATTCCAGAAGTCCAACTCCAGTTGTCGGCATTTAGGACCTTTTTAGATCTTGCTGGCAACAGCCTTACTGGAAAGGATTTTACCGAAGCCTTTGATGCTGCGTGTTTTCCTCTTACACTCTTCTCTAGTTCATTTGACCCTGGTTGGGCATCTGGAATTTCAGCAACTGTTATACAGGGACTATTAGGGCTGCTTGTTGAGGGTGGTGCAGATAATGTAAACCAATGCTTTCTTGAAGCATCAAGATTCGGAAGTACAGAGCTTGTTAGAATTTTGCTGCAG ATTGCTCAACGAAACAGCTTGGATGTAGACGTCGATCTTGCCTTAGGTTTTGCGTCGCATTATTGTAAAATTGGAACCATGGAGTGCTTAGTCGAAGAAGGGAATGCTGGAGCCTTCCTGGGCCCTCTTATGCGAGCTGCTGAGCACGGCTGTGTGCAAGTAGTAGAGTGGTTCGTCGAACGTGGATGTAGGGACATGGAGCTGTGCCTCGCTCTTACTGCTGCTGCTTCTTGCTGCCAGGTCGCCATTTTGGCTTACCTTCTCCCACACATCCCCCAACATGTCCTTGCCGCCCTCAGCATTGAGATCCTCAAAGCGGCAGGTGAGAGAAGCAGCGGGTCTCTAGACGGCGTCGCATTCCTTCTCCGCAATGATTTCCTCGGTGATCCTGCAGCAACATATGCCGTAGCTGACAGCATTGCCAGGTCTTCCGATGAGGCTGTAGCCCCTGATCTGCGAGCATTTCTGAAGGAACATTGGTCGGAAGCCGCATTCAATGAGGGCCTGAACTACGGAGAGAACCACTTCGTTAATTGTATGAGGATTCTTAGAAGGGGCTCTTCGCCCATTTGTCTAAGGGACCTGCCCCCTCCCCTGGTGACTGCAATAGCATACCTGCCGCTGTATAGAGAGTGTCGGGAGGCGGGCAGCCGTTTGTTGCCACAGAAACTAAGAGGGCAGCTTTTGGAGGCAGCTATCAGGGTCAGCAGTAGGCCATTCGACAGGAACAGCCAGGCAAGAGAGCTTCTCACAATTTTGGAGGATCACCTTCCTACCTTCTTTCTGTAA
- the LOC122024230 gene encoding zinc finger BED domain-containing protein RICESLEEPER 2-like, giving the protein MEASDSEMNMETMKASDSEMNMESMNGDTVNIPVNLMPVSTAVMDAETTPRTTRGRRKKSMVWEHFTVEVVSGGCTRACCKLCKQTFAYSNGSKVAGTSHLKRHISLGSCPKIKNGKQQLPLASTTQIEGDTTDPPKRRYRTSNMLNVFEQEQSVTYLAKMIILHEYPLHMVENPAFVSFIQSLQPHFKMIDINSIEGEILSIFHTEKQNLMNVFQTMPGRISLTVGLWTSSQSLGYICLSGQYIDNEWKLHRRMLNFLMVSSPHSENSLSVAITVGLSDWNMKNKLFAVTLDNECSSHDIYSSNLRGHLSDKNALMLKDRLFVVRCYANILNVVAQDLIASVQEILYNIRESVKFIKASQWSERIDEIASQTGIPVRKDLSLDVKTLWNTTYLMLDASLEYKHAFTFLETCDDNYNEAPSADDWKKVAVVCTYLKLLYDSANTIMTTIDQTANIFFHEAWKVQLELTNAILKEDTIVSSIAKKMHEKFDKYWKDCSLVLSIAVVMDPRFKLKLVEFSFSKIYGEDSARYLKVVNDSIHELYHEYTAQPVTLMTTYVDHGEANHVNGNEDIQPSTSHPMGDDLIDFDIYLSEVSANQSVKSELDQYLEESLVPRSQSFDILNWWKLNNIKYPTLSHMARDVLAIPVSMVGPLCSIFDTGTGSRVLDDYQSSLRPETLEALFCVKDWLQYFPIMGDLPSTAIVKRDF; this is encoded by the coding sequence ATGGAGGCTAGCGACTCTGAAATGAACATGGAAACTATGAAGGCTAGTGACTCTGAAATGAATATGGAATCTATGAATGGTGATACAGTGAACATTCCAGTGAACTTGATGCCAGTGAGCACAGCGGTTATGGATGCAGAAACAACACCAAGAACTACAagaggaaggagaaagaaatcGATGGTGTGGGAACACTTCACTGTTGAAGTTGTATCTGGAGGATGTACTCGAGCTTGCTGCAAACTATGCAAACAAACCTTTGCATACAGTAATGGTTCTAAGGTAGCAGGTACTAGCCATCTTAAGAGACACATTTCACTGGGTTCCTGTCCAAAGATTAAGAATGGAAAGCAACAACTTCCATTAGCCTCCACCACACAAATTGAGGGAGATACAACTGATCCACCCAAAAGACGCTATAGAACTTCTAACATGCTGAATGTTTTTGAACAGGAACAGAGTGTCACATACCTAGCAAAGATGATAATTTTACATGAATACCCACTCCATATGGTTGAAAACCCTGCTTTTGTATCCTTTATTCAAAGTCTCCAACCACATTTTAAGATGATTGATATTAACTCCATTGAAGGTGAAATCTTATCTATATTCCACACAGAAAAACAAAATCTCATGAATGTCTTTCAGACCATGCCTGGGAGGATCAGTCTCACTGTAGGACTGTGGACATCGAGCCAGAGTCTAGGTTATATTTGCCTCAGTGGCCAATACATTGACAACGAGTGGAAGTTGCACAGAAGAATGCTTAATTTCCTGATGGTATCCTCACCTCATTCTGAAAATTCCCTGAGTGTGGCAATTACTGTTGGTCTATCGGATTGGAATATGAAGAATAAGTTGTTCGCTGTCACTCTAGACAACGAATGTTCATCACATGACATCTACAGCTCTAATCTCAGAGGCCATCTTTCTGACAAGAATGCACTTATGCTCAAAGATCGATTGTTTGTTGTGCGATGTTATGCAAATATCCTGAATGTTGTTGCACAGGATCTGATTGCTTCAGTTCAAGAAATTTTATACAACATTCGGGAGAGTGTGAAATTCATTAAAGCTTCTCAATGGTCAGAAAGAATTGATGAAATTGCCTCACAAACTGGAATTCCTGTCAGAAAAGATCTTTCCCTTGACGTGAAAACTCTGTGGAATACAACTTACCTTATGTTAGATGCTTCATTGGAGTACAAGCATGCATTTACTTTCTTAGAGACATGTGATGACAATTACAATGAAGCACCATCAGCTGATGACTGGAAGAAGGTGGCTGTGGTTTGCACATACCTGAAACTTTTGTATGACTCTGCAAACACTATCATGACAACAATAGATCAAACTGCAAATATATTTTTCCATGAAGCATGGAAAGTCCAGCTAGAGTTGACTAATGCGATTCTGAAAGAGGACACAATTGTGAGCAGCATAGCTAAAAAGATGCATGAAAAGTTTGACAAGTATTGGAAAGATTGCAGCCTTGTTTTATCTATTGCTGTGGTTATGGACCCTCGCTTTAAGCTGAAGCTTGTTGAGTTTAGTTTCTCAAAGATTTATGGTGAAGATTCTGCCAGATATCTTAAAGTAGTTAATGATAGTATTCACGAGTTATATCATGAATATACTGCCCAGCCAGTAACATTGATGACTACTTATGTGGATCATGGGGAGGCTAACCATGTGAATGGGAATGAGGACATTCAACCTTCAACTTCGCATCCCATGGGAGATGATCTTATAGACTTTGATATCTATCTCTCCGAGGTGTCAGCGAACCAGTCAGTAAAGTCTGAGTTAGATCAGTACTTGGAAGAGTCTCTTGTCCCACGGTCCCAAAGCTTTGATATCCTTAATTGGTGGAAGCTCAATAACATCAAGTATCCTACACTATCCCATATGGCTAGAGATGTCTTGGCCATTCCTGTATCCATGGTAGGTCCTCTCTGTTCCATCTTTGATACAGGGACGGGAAGTAGAGTGCTTGATGATTATCAAAGTTCTCTACGTCCCGAAACACTGGAGGCTCTTTTTTGTGTGAAAGACTGGCTCCAATATTTTCCCATTATGGGAGATCTACCATCAACTGCAATCGTCAAAAGGGATTTCTAA